The Natronoarchaeum philippinense genome includes the window GCCGGCATCGCCACGGCACTGGCCACGGTCTGATGGGCGACTGAACGGCAGGAATGACTCGTCGACGCCGTCACCGGGACCGCCGACTCACTCGATAAAGCGAGCCTGCACGTCGCCGTCGGGCATCATGCACTGGTCTTTCTTCCCGAACCAGTCGTAGCGGTGTTCTGCAACGAAATCGTAGATCCGATCCCGTATCGCCCGAGGAACGACACGAAACGGCGCGAGTGCGGCGTAGACGCCGCCGAGAAGGGTGGCGATCCGGATGACGGCGCCGGACTTGACGTAGCAGTCGTCGCCCTCGATCAGGACGATCGACTCTAGCTCGTCGGTCGGAAGCCCGTGCTCGGCCAGCAGTTCCTTGCCGACCTCCGACTGCAGCGATGCGAAACGAAATCGTCCCTCCGGATCGCGCGGCACGACGAACTGTACGAAGCCGCTACAGAGGTTGCACACGCCGTCGAAGAGGATGATCGGACCGCCATCCGCGTACGCCTCGCTCATCTGTTAGAAAGAGTTTGGAGTCCGACGTAGTTGAGCGTTCCGTGTGTCCCACGGGCATGCGGCTACTCGGTTCTGCGTCGGTACAGCGTTTGTTTTACCATCAGGAAAGCTTATGCAACAGGGTTGCACATGCTGACAGACCTAGCTAGTTATGACACATCGCTCGCCCAGAGAAACCGCCCACAACCAGCTATCGACCGCTCTGGATCGGGTAGCGCCAATAGTTGGAAAGTGGTTTGAAATCGATCTGCGGGCCCTCGCCGCGTTTCGTGTTTCGCTTGGGCTACTGATACTCGCCGATCTGGCCACCAGAGCACGAAATATTGGGGCATTTTACACCGACGCAGGCGTGTTGCCACGGCAGGCACTGTTCTCCGATTACTCACCAGTGTACTCACTGCACGCAATTTCAGGAGCTGCATGGGCACAGACCCTGCTATTTCTCGTCGCTGGCGCGTTCGCACTTGCCCTGATCGTCGGCTACCGAACGCGTGTGGCGACCGTCGTCTCGTGGCTGTTGCTCCTGTCACTGCATGCGCGGAACCCGATGGTACTCAACAGT containing:
- a CDS encoding thiol-disulfide oxidoreductase DCC family protein, whose amino-acid sequence is MSEAYADGGPIILFDGVCNLCSGFVQFVVPRDPEGRFRFASLQSEVGKELLAEHGLPTDELESIVLIEGDDCYVKSGAVIRIATLLGGVYAALAPFRVVPRAIRDRIYDFVAEHRYDWFGKKDQCMMPDGDVQARFIE